The Xiphophorus hellerii strain 12219 chromosome 7, Xiphophorus_hellerii-4.1, whole genome shotgun sequence nucleotide sequence ccccaacgtacaggcgccgagatggggagcaacaagtatgcccactcctgcccgacgcctctcaccttgggcaactccagagtggaagtatgtccagcccctctcaaggagactggttccagaaccagagccgtgcgtcgaggtgagaccgactatttctagccggaacctctcgacctcacgcactagctccggctccttccccaccagagaggtgacattccacgtcccaagagccagtttctgcaaccgaggatcggaccgccagggtcccctccctctgctgccacccatcccacactgcacccgacccctttggcccctcccacgggtggtgggcccatgggagggggggcccatgtttcctcttcgggctgagcccggccgggctccatgggtaaaagcccggccaccagacgctcgccatcgtgccccccctccaggcctggctccagagtggggccccggtgacccgcgtccgggcgagggaacaccaagtccaaagttttccttcatcattggggtctttgggctgctctttgtctggtccctcacctaggacctgtctgccttgggtgaccctaccaggggcatgaagccccagacagcatagctcctaggatcattgggacactcaaacccctccaccacgataaggtggcagcccatggaggagccttcagtaataattagatttaaatagagaagatgggcacatcgactacctgatgcaataattcacactacaggattttttgctcctatttttccccttacaacaatcttagatcgttggtctttctaagattgtgtggtgtgttacggtagatcgtcgtttccgatctaaatcagggttttttcccgactgggatcttTAACGCttcctgttgaatgtgacaggcagccaatcagaaagcgcggattctcctctgtgttttctgagggtaaattacggaggggaatcccaaacagctgatacggagcaacccgaagtccagcggacattggagatgatatgtggaaacaacattaatgtttattcaacatgcaaagaatatagaaatgacaagaggaggagttggagcgaaattgctaccgcagttgataaacccggtaacttttcagctgttcttcgttaacgtgacgtaaataggttctaatgattttcattcagtcaggactttacgctgacactagccacatgcattgcaggtagattgcagtaaagcattgattaatgcctggttttaaaattagttcactgaacttgtagccattattttgtgcccattgttggacaccacagggcaggaacgaaccgatcgaaccgttatacctaggatttctgtcggatAATGTGTGGcctcaggttttaaaaatgggccgacaatcggccgacagctctaagatcgtgtagtgtgcgctgggctttacactgaggaaatgaggaagggaggatcagtggagagaaccggagttgagccttttttcattcggtgtcattaacagaaagagaaaaaggccggaagagacgataatgccgataattaaaatgacgtcgatagttttaatttatcgtacgattaattgatttaccgtttatcgcaaCAGGCCTAGTTGGCAGCATtttaaatttgctgttttttatatttagcttcTATTTCCAGcttctcatttctttttctgatgcatttgtttcttctgtgttttgaaGTTTGCATTATCCCTGTGAGCCACCGTAGCTCAGCTCCtgcactgtctctttaagaaaaccaaacaagagGACGTTTTAGTTAACGAAGGCTAActaaaaggttttattatttccatGACAGATCTACAGATTTCTAATAGAAAGACAACCAATGATACAATGctatgaaaataataataattaaaatcattttacattttttaccgTCAGACAATGTGCTTTATGTGGGCTatcattggggcctgcccatagcaacgcatggaggcagtactgacttgcaAAAAACgacgaaaaaaacccccattataagtcaatgaaGCGAGGAcagaaaaatcctagaaataccctatttttgaggattttctgtgtcgtcatgaattcacgtagaaatgccattcaaattacattttgtagatacgtctgtgatctcttctaaagtgaagacggctcgtcgatacccaTTAcagtttgtccacaatttgtgtctaagcgacccaaagtttttgatttttcaaaaaaattagagtgtaactgacaccaactgccgctccgctagagtgagaaatggaGTGCCATTTTGaccccaaatcatttttttaactcGCCCTCATGCCCACAAATTTTGCATGATTGGTATCAATCTCGGTCCTGGCATTgatacgcatgcctgctccagtaaaatgttttcgaaatttatctaggccgtacggttttctgtcacggtgcttcagagcaaagtcatgcgacaggattttctatCGCTCtctcaggctctctcccatgtatttccatatatttctcaaaaatgtcaGATCTGAGCACACCATTTCTTTCTCTCGTCGCTGTTAATACTATGAGTgaggtagagatatgaatcGCGGGACTATCGGAGACGAAAAATAgacctctcatacgcttcaaacggttttcaaatatgtattacggttcccgaacgggaaggagttgttcCGAATGCTTTTTTTGGGTCAAACTGGCTGGCTCAAACAGAGAATTGTCTCCCCCTGCATGTCTCACTCACAGCTGACAGTTGGCAGAGacaattatttaccatagcaacggaactcaggaggctattggctgctggttaggactacaaatacgcatcactgtagttttATCTATGGTGGAagactcagttgaaacagaggaggactgaactggcctttagaactaattgtgttttgggctttttataactgatttaactcagtcactgttacacatgggattagtttggaactttaaaatcaagcatactgaaaatttcaaaataaaagccatgaatatttttacataaggTATTggctcttttgggcattatataactgatttaacccaatgactattagacatgggattagtttggacctttgaaattaagcttaacaaaaatttcaaagtaaaagcctcaatatgcccctcaggttagtgcaccgcctgtggcggtgcaataatattattctgcattatctttttctctcaggttagggagagcattagcattttagcttaaataagctattagttatttatttttctttttagccatgtttagtatactgaatggagtaagtccattatagaaaacatcctagtgatgtcccacatgctactgacagcaatcacgctaacattagcatttttgctaattttagctgatacactttatcatactgaatggtgcaagtccatgttgGTAAACATTCTTGTCAATCTCctcatgctattgattacattgcagctttctttagcattgatgctaatttctagcatcagaacgctgggtccaaaccgacgggcacactttggcaggccccgttaaatttcttcaggaattttctagttctttatttaatatttatggaAAAGTGACTCAGCCTGTAAGTTATTTGGTTTACTTTgttctaaaatgtgaaaatataaattaattttagtttaattttgctctctttcaaaataaaatgaataatttagcaatataattataaaaccttttttgcaGCTCCATTAGTATTTCATTTTGTGGCATCGGGGGAAGCTACCGTTCGCAATAAACtagttctttaaaaataaataatctaaacacttaaaaaagacaaacatatttGTTAGTAATTAATTTgtgcctttcaaaataaataaataaaaatagtttgtaaGTTTTCACAGTTTGTAAGAAATCATTTGtggtttttataaataataaatgaaattatgatGAACGCATAtcttattttgaataaataaatgtgtgcttttcaattaataaatgaataaaaagcccTGTTAGGAATAAATGTGCTGtcttcagtgttttgtttgtgccgccGGCTCTGAGCTCACCGTCGTCGTCGTAGAAGATTCCCACGTCTCCCGGCGTCGTGTACATCACGTCCTCCAGCTCGGCACACAGAGCCCTCTGGTAGCTGCACGGCAAAGAGCCGCACTTCTGCTCCAGCTTCCCGATCAGCTGCAggacagaggaggaagacaggatgaagatgctgctgctgaCTCACtcagatcatcatcatcatcttcatacTCACATCTTTAGCGACGAGGCCCTCCAGAGCCTCAAACTGACACCGAGACAAAAGTCTGGAGACATGGGAGAAAGCCTGGAGGACAGAGGACAGAGTCCAAATCACTGGAGGACAGAACCAAGATGGAGGACAGAGAcgctgatggatggatgttggatggatgtgACATATTAATGTGCATATTAATGACTGCATAACATTGTTGTAAATATACCAGATTTATCAAAGTGCTCATCTCCATCCGTAGTcccataaaacaaacacaagacacAAACATTCAtatcattttattcataaaattaaaaaccaaactaaTACATAAAGTCGGAACAGCCGACTTTACTAGTCAATTAAGAGTTTTATATCAAAtgctatgtaaaaaaaaaatcataaaactatCTCTGTCActctaataataaaaatgaaaataataataataataataataataataataatgaatggatggatgttgtgAACCGACCAGAACCCAGATCTGGTCTCCGGGTTTGTACCGAACCTGCTTCGCGCCCTCTGTGAACTCATCGATGCTGAACTCTTTGTCAAAGTAGGTTCTGATCAGAAAGTAGTAGATTCGGGTCCGGAACCAGATGAACGGGTTCGGGATGCCGACCACCACCACCTTCGGCTTCGGGTGGTGCTGATCACGCTCCGAGCTGTAGGTCCGTCTGGCCGGGAGGTTACCCGCCCGGACCAGACAGCACCGCTGACTCCTAACCAGATTCTGGTTTAAAACGAACCGAGCCAGAGTGAAGGATGAAGGCAGCCGAGGATAACATCTGAACAGGACGGACACCATCTTTACCGTCTGCTTTACTGCTGGTTCCGGTCCGAAACAAGTTGTTCAGACAGAAAATCCCAGCAGAAATTATATCCGTGACCCAGCTTCACGTTCactaaacaataaacatttttgcaatttattaaaataacatttaatagtttttgtttaGATATCTTTAtctaattttttcctccatgtgGGGAACGATAACAAAGTAACACCAGCGGAAGCTTTGATCCCGTAACTTCCGTGAATAGATAAATAGAGTCctaaattactttaaatggAGCTCCAGGAAAGAGTAGCGGTTCCGATTTTCACTGAAGTGGACCGGGATGTGTTTCTGAACGAGGTTTATCCCGGGGTAAGTAGGAACGGCTCCGTTCAGGCGCTCCTCGCGGCTCCAGCTAACACGAGGACCGTTTTCAGTGAAACACCTGAGTTTTACTAGTCACAGCAGAAACATCTACTGGAGTACTGACTAACtgatctgatttaatttttaaaaaattaaaagatgactgacagaaaatataaagcTATTAGCAAAATTGGATGctttaaagactaaaattataataaataactacaaatttattttttacataaaacttaTGAAGTAggtattaatgtaaaaatgtgttagAATGGACGAAATGGCTCCAAAGGCTTTCTTCAACAAATCGTGCCTGGTGCATTTTTGATTGTTCATCATTCAGGTTAGTTTCTCACGGTGGGCAGAAGCTACTCAAGAGTAGTGATACTTCATGATAATATCTTCAGCTGCTTGACTAAAACTGGACTCTAGAATACATTAATACAAGTCCAGATCATGATTCCTCCACTACCATGCTTGAGAGTTAGTTGTGTCTTGTTGACTCTGATTGGTGCGACATGTCCCTGTCCTCCAGCGCAGCCCGGCGGTCCTGCGGGGCGTGGATCTGGGCCCGTGTGTGGACAGGTGGACGGTTGAATACCTGGCGATGAAAGGAGGTCAGAGGGAGGTGAAGATCCACGTCTCCTCCGTACCTCAGATGGATTTT carries:
- the maip1 gene encoding m-AAA protease-interacting protein 1, mitochondrial isoform X5, whose amino-acid sequence is MVSVLFRCYPRLPSSFTLARFVLNQNLVRSQRCCLVRAGNLPARRTYSSERDQHHPKPKVVVVGIPNPFIWFRTRIYYFLIRTYFDKEFSIDEFTEGAKQVRYKPGDQIWVLAFSHVSRLLSRCQFEALEGLVAKDLIGKLEQKCGSLPCSYQRALCAELEDVMYTTPGDVGIFYDDDGRKFVSILMRFWYLTSVGLPDDSMEGTRMFTVSIGDGETEAKRLLTAIYESVPEPEQNRSSH
- the maip1 gene encoding m-AAA protease-interacting protein 1, mitochondrial isoform X4, which codes for MVSVLFRCYPRLPSSFTLARFVLNQNLVRSQRCCLVRAGNLPARRTYSSERDQHHPKPKVVVVGIPNPFIWFRTRIYYFLIRTYFDKEFSIDEFTEGAKQAFSHVSRLLSRCQFEALEGLVAKDLIGKLEQKCGSLPCSYQRALCAELEDVMYTTPGDVGIFYDDDGRKFVSILMRFWYLTSVGLPDDSMEGTRMFTVSIGDGETEAKRLLTAIYEFQREFTKGVAPDWTITRIEHSKLLD
- the maip1 gene encoding m-AAA protease-interacting protein 1, mitochondrial isoform X2; the protein is MVSVLFRCYPRLPSSFTLARFVLNQNLVRSQRCCLVRAGNLPARRTYSSERDQHHPKPKVVVVGIPNPFIWFRTRIYYFLIRTYFDKEFSIDEFTEGAKQAFSHVSRLLSRCQFEALEGLVAKDLIGKLEQKCGSLPCSYQRALCAELEDVMYTTPGDVGIFYDDDGRKFVSILMRFWYLTSVGLPDDSMEGTRMFTVSIGDGETEAKRLLTAIYESVPEGVHQRRRSGLDHHPDRTLQAAGLARVGPVPRTDLFAAPHQEPRGTEPEPP
- the maip1 gene encoding m-AAA protease-interacting protein 1, mitochondrial isoform X3, with the translated sequence MVSVLFRCYPRLPSSFTLARFVLNQNLVRSQRCCLVRAGNLPARRTYSSERDQHHPKPKVVVVGIPNPFIWFRTRIYYFLIRTYFDKEFSIDEFTEGAKQVRYKPGDQIWVLAFSHVSRLLSRCQFEALEGLVAKDLIGKLEQKCGSLPCSYQRALCAELEDVMYTTPGDVGIFYDDDGRKFVSILMRFWYLTSVGLPDDSMEGTRMFTVSIGDGETEAKRLLTAIYEFQREFTKGVAPDWTITRIEHSKLLD
- the maip1 gene encoding m-AAA protease-interacting protein 1, mitochondrial isoform X1, producing MVSVLFRCYPRLPSSFTLARFVLNQNLVRSQRCCLVRAGNLPARRTYSSERDQHHPKPKVVVVGIPNPFIWFRTRIYYFLIRTYFDKEFSIDEFTEGAKQVRYKPGDQIWVLAFSHVSRLLSRCQFEALEGLVAKDLIGKLEQKCGSLPCSYQRALCAELEDVMYTTPGDVGIFYDDDGRKFVSILMRFWYLTSVGLPDDSMEGTRMFTVSIGDGETEAKRLLTAIYESVPEGVHQRRRSGLDHHPDRTLQAAGLARVGPVPRTDLFAAPHQEPRGTEPEPP